The genomic stretch TAAACAGAGAGaacatattaaattaataatatttattttggaaaCATTGTAAATTGCAATTATGTCATTACTTGAGAAGAAATTCCAGGCTGGACATGTGAGTTGGTATATTCAACTACTAATAAGCTAGTATAGGTGGATGCACCcataaattgtactccctccgtcccgaactacttgcacttatttcctttttggacgtcccaagttatttgtactctttccatttttagtaaaaattatcatctacagccgcaattgttgactttgctatacactcattccttaatctccgtgccgaaaaggaaatgtgcgaatagtccgggacggagggagtattataatttaaaaaaatctatGATAAAATCACAATTATGGGCTTCCGACATCTAAAACTCATTAGGTGGATGCACCCAAAAATCGAAATATTAAATCGAAATTGCAAATTCAACAACGGCTTCTAaacttaatttttattaatttgtaaaaataaaaaaaattactcccgaTCGGTGGATTTCAAGTCATTCTAATTAAGGTTTAGCCTTATAAATATGGTACCGTGCAAATTTGAAGTCACTGTGCAAATTTCAAGTTATTCTGACACAAACGCTATGCGAATTAAATACACACAAGatcatgctcagctcatgaacgacatggttgaagaagtttgggcccGTAACCACCGTCGTTGAgaatgcgtattttttttaattcgtattgtaatgtattcattttaaatgaaatgaaggttttttttccaatttttatagttatttaaatattcaaataaagaaaatgcttaagGCGGCCCAcggcaggtggaagggtaggaagataaaatgctgacgtggcggtgcatagggcgggctttagagCGTCCCtcagggcgccccattgctaatgctctaagcAAACATTATTGAGTAAAGGGACATCTTTATCAAGCTTATATACCAGTGAATAAAAAGGTTATGAGTTCGAATTTCACTTATAACGAATCGAACTTTATAGTTCGTGACATCTTACAAAGGAAAAAAAGGTCGTACACTACTCGTctcatctttggggacgactcTGACAGACGTAGATATTTACAAACAGAAAAAGCAACAGAAATCAagacaaaaacaagaaaaaaaggttagaactgaaaaaccaaaatcagaatgAGAAAGAAAACAGAGAATCCCTATTCTTTCTCTTGTGTGTGTGTTTCCTCCCATCATGTTAGAGCTCCTTGATTCTTAGCCGACAGGCGTTTCAAGAACTCGTAGGTGGTGATCATCGTCGTTGCAGAGACGGACATGGAGGCGCACCTCGGCCCCAGTCCTCTGTAGCAAGCAGTCCATCCACCCTCCCTCACCAGACTCCTCACCGTCTGCCAAAAGCTCGGCCCCTTCCTCCCGTTTTCCTCCCCATCCAAGACCTGCAGGCGCGTCTTGATTGTGTCCAACGGCATTGTGATCAAGGCCGACACCCCTCCAGCCATGGCAGCACTCACCCCTTGAACCGCCATCACAGCCTTGGCGTCCGGTCTCAGCCCACCATTCTCGACCCTCTCCTCCCCGTTCCTGCAGAGCATACAGCCCACCCCGTTCCAAACCACCCTCTGCGCCATCGAATAAGACGCCCACCAAACAGCATTGCTCGGTGCATAAGTCAAGATCGAGATCCCAAACCCTCTATACAGCCCTCTGACCCCATCTGTCCTCAAAATCTTCCCAAACGCATCCACCCCACTCGCGTATTTACAACCACCACCGCTTCCCTGTGTCATCAGCCGCTGGCTGATGACGTCAACGGGCGTCCACACCACCTGTGCAGCCATGGCAGCGCTCAATCCAGCAGCCGCATTGGCCACAGCAGCCACACTAGGCTCAGGCAATCCAAGCCTAGTCGCGGTGGTTCCCACATTACTCTTAGTAACCTCAAGTGCAGTCATGTATACAGCTCGAGCAGGGATAGTCCCGGTCAGGGAAGTCCCAAATCCCCTATACAATCCGCGAAGCCCTTCATACCTCATGATCCAAACCCCGGTCCTAAAACAAGAAACACGCGACTGAGACACCTGCTGCCGCGTTTTCAGCACCACCATCGGGTACAACGCAGCCGAGACACCGGAGAATAAGGCTGCCCCGAGAAAGAAGAACTTGGATTTATCCAACATTTTCCATTCTATATCTGCTGGAATGTGGATTTCTTCCTCTGCTGATTCTTCCTCAGCAGCACTCAAACTCATTTTCCCCAGTTTTACTCACTAATTCTTTCCCTATCCTCAAAATCCAAAAGCCCTAATTCTATTCAATCTAAAATATAAAGCGCCCTAAAACCAAAAtacaaaccctaattttctcCAATTAATCAAATTCATATCAATATCATAGAACAAACTATACATACATCCAATTAATCAAAGGCTATACACGCGAACGAAGAAATTTCGACAAAAATCCGATCTTCAGCAGCCTTGTGCACAGATTATCGCAATAAGGAGAGAAAAAAGCAAACAATATCCAATCTAGTGATTCATATTGATACGTAAATCGACTTTTTGCGCTCGTGGAAGATTGTTTTGGACGGGAAAATGAACAAGATAAATGTGCTCTTCATCTTTTAAGAATTCTTACCGATCATTTCCTCTCCTTTCAAATCCGGTAAGATCGGATCTTGCCGGAAAAATTTAGCAATTGTTTATGCTATTGAAAATGCTGACAAGCTCAAGAAATGCAATAGAAAAATAATAACAGAACTTGTTATTTTATGGGTAAAAAAATCCACACAATGGGGCCCACCTCCCACCACTCCTTTTAACTAATTCCATGTTGCAAATGTAAAATGTTTATAGTAGATTCATCTTATCTACATTTAGATTCTAAATTTTCCTTAATTATACATTATTGTGGGGAATATTCAGCATCAGGTTAATTAATTGCAAATTGCAAAAATCTAAAGATTAGTTAATACGAAACGTCTCTTTCACATGTAAATTTGGTAACATATACACATCAATGCTATTGCTAAGTGCAATTCTCCGTCCGAGTTTCTGaactttttaaattaattgactaactttttccattaatttttattttttcttaaaatttattatcaaataaaaataagacattttcgaattaaagaaaatttaaaaaattcggAATCATGACATGTCAAACAATATCCAGACCGCAGATATTCACCTAGGAAATACTACTCACGTGCGCTTTGTCCAATGGTACCTTTttttataacattaaaaaaCAGAAAAGATAATCTGACTACCAGTAAAAGTAAAGATTCCGTTGTACCTTGTTTTTTGGGCCGACAAATTTGTAGTATATCttcttgataaaaaaataattgcatTAATTATGTCAACACAAAAAAATACAAGAGCCTATACACTTGGAATAATACTACCATTTATCTGTTTAGAAGGAAATTGAGGCTATTATGATAAAATGCAAAGGAAGAAAAAGATTACAAGAGCCTATATCCTTAGAGAACTGAAAAGTGCAAACTTGGGCCGGGCCTCGTTAACACCTCTATGGCGAAAACCCAATGCGAAAAACACCACAAGAGGAAAATGAGTACCCGTCAATAGCTTTCGAGCATGGTGCAGCTCGAGGGAAAGAGTTCGTATTCCCGTTTAAGTAATGGTTGAGATTCGAGCTGAGCTGAGCTGACAATGAGGTTTCCGCTTTTGGTGGACTCTGCGTGCTAGCTCCTGAATTTGAGCATTTTCTCGACCGGTTTACACTGGAAATCTTCGCGTATGACAGATTAGTCCCTTGAGTACTGCATTAGCTCAAACCACTGCAAGAGGGAGAGATGTTGAAAAATCAATGTCAGTTTCGAAAACTTAGAACGGTGCAATAACTGTGAGCACACTCGAGGACGTCACATACTTGTCTCAAAAGATCCGCGAGTGTCCGAGGAAGTGCTTCAATGTTCTTGAGGACCACGTAGTATGGGAATGGGAAAGAGTCGATGTACCTGGAGAGCTTAAATTCTGTCCCCTTACCTGTGAATTCCTGCAAGGTGTGATCGTGTTAATGTTTCCATGAACGTAAAGCTTAAGAACGGACGAATGAATCGATTTAAGTTGTAGAATTTATACCTGTAAATCCATGATGGATTCATTAGGGCTGTCTAGTAGCAGGAATGCAACCATCCGTTTAGTGCTCAGGATGTCTCTCACACGCCGTTTCAATTTTTCCTGATTTAAGGAAAATCGAGGGTTAAGGAGAAGGATTGTGAtctgtgtgttgtgtgttttcgTTTTACTTGGGGAGGGGAGAGTGGTGGAAGAAGAGAAAATGGTACCTTCTCGTTGAAACGACCATCGGCTATGATCAGTACAAGCTGCTCTAGAGGATTGCAGCCAGATGGCGACCGCGCCTGCATCACAGCGGTATCGAGCATGTTGTTCACATACTTCAGTAGATCTACCATTGGTTCATCTGCGATCGTATTCTCTTGCTTAAACGTGAAGCTCGACATCATCTGGTCCAAGTAAAATGCCAAACCAAGGAATTTATATGTTAAACATTTGCTAATGAATAAGACTTTTCAAATTACAAGATTTGGAACATATATGAAGATGCTACCTTGATTCCGGCCTCGGGGGTGAATGGTTGGTCGAAATCGTGGAGTAATCGAATGTTTCCCTGCTTCCCGAAGCTAGCAACAGCCAAATTTCCAACTTCCAGCTGGGACATTGCGCGGCAGACTGTCACGAGTGCTTCCATGGCGAACCTTCCACAACTGCCTTCTGACATACTGGCAGAGTCGTCCACTGCAATCATGACTTGGTAGTCGCGCTTGCTCGGCTTCATTCGCCTCAGCCATATCCTGTCTTTCCGGTAGTGGCTGGCGATATATTGAATCACCTGGGGACCAAGAGATATCAACGGACTACTCTTTGGAGCATCGGAATTTGATGGATCGAtcgaaaaatgaaaataatatggTGAAAACATACCTTCTTGATGTTTATCCTTTTACCAGTTCTGTAATCACCCTGTAGCTTGCTAGCTAAAGTAGGCTCCATCGCGAGACGCAACTGTTCTGCCAGTTCCTGAGACAATCTCGTCGTACGGGATTCATATCTTCGCCAAAGAATGGCAGCTTCATCCCTGGTATCAACGGAGGGCTCAAACTTACTACCTTTACCaagctcatcatcatcatcgctCACTGCTGAAGTTCTAATATGACGAATTTCTTCGTTGATGTACGACTTCTTTACCGATACAAGACTGTCCGACAAGGTAGTCCCGTCTTGACTATAATCATCATCGACTTCCATGGCATCTCCACTATCCTGCTCCATATCCGCTGTTCCTTGCTGCTTGCTGGCATAATTTGCAGAATACACAGCAGAATTTGCAATGGGATAGGTCTCGGGGTTGCTCTTTTCAATCTCAATTTCAGCGGCATGATCCTTTGCATCAGTACCTCCTACGTCAATTTCCGTCTCGTTCTGAGCAATATCACCCTTGACTTGTTCTGCCGTTGCAGGTCCAAGTGCCTGAGCTGTTCCCTCCTTGAACTCGGCAGTGTAGCCGTACTCATCAGCATCTTCCACCATATCATCTGATTTCTCAACTTGGTCAGGAAGGTCGACCGAGACTTTAACTCGCTCTTTCCACCTATCAAGAGCATCACCAATGCTCCTACAAGGGTTCGGCTGAGCTTTCTGAATACGTGACTCTGAAGGGGTTAAGGAAGTTTGCGATTGCTCGTGGCTCAGTTGCTGGCCGTTTGTAGAGTCTGCAACTCTAACTTCAAGGTCAGAGGCATTAGGCTGACCATTTGTCGGAGCGAGGTTGTCTTTGAGTTCACTCTCGGAATATTTGTCGTCTGGAGCTGAGTCGCCTTGCTCAGCCATAGCTGCAAAGTCATCCGTCGACTTCCCAGCAGACTGAGCAGCATTATCATTAGGATCAGATTGCAAAACATCTTGCTCCGGCATCTTAGCATCTGATTCTTTATCGTTTCCAGGGCCATCCCCATCAGGGTTCTCAGGGTCTGCCTCTTCCATGAATTCATCGGCCTTTTCCTCATTTTGTGCATCAGAATCATCCACATCTTCTGTTTCTCCCTCCTCCATCGGTTCACTACCATCCAATTCATTCCCGGGCGCTTCTTCCTCCTCCGGTGTTTTGTCTTCGACATCGGGATTCAACCCAGTAGGATCTGCATATGCATCATCCTTGTCTACCTTCATATCTTCTTCACCATCAGCACCTTCTTCATCTCCGTTTTCCTCATTAGGTTTGTCAGCTTCTTTTGCGTCAAGATCAATGGCATCTTCTTTCATAGCTTCAGAATCTTCCTTGGCTCGAAGCTCTTCATCTTGAGCTTGATCTTTCACAGATGCACCCTGTTCGTACTTCTCATTCGCGCTGCGGTCCTCATCCTCGTTCGTATCACCGAGTTTCTCGTCCactacatcactcttatcaccTACTTCTCCCATGGCAGATTCTATCTGCTCATCGTCTTCATTCTCATTGTTCTCGTCATCTCCTGAATCCTCACTCACACTGAACATATCACCATCGAACTCCTGCTCCATCTCTATCCCTTTCTCGTTTTTACTGGGCATGTCATCTTTACGCTCCTCATTCGGCttcaaaaaacaaaatttaatattaacaCCGTACTGTGAAAACCAATACCATCGAAAGATCAAACGCTGAATCTGCATAGTGCATACCTTATCAGAAGCTCCGAGGAGCTGGTCTTCATCTTGGATTTGATCACTGACATCATTCACTCCTGCACCCTCACTCATACCAGTTCCACTTGCATCCTGAGTCATCTCATTCGAGTTGTCGTTTTCCTGCTCTTCAATGGTACCGAAACCTTTCATGAACAGCGAAGCAAGTACATTCGTGAGTCCATACGTCACTTTGGATACCTACAAGGAACAGCAACAACATTTCTTAAATACTGTCAATTTAATGGAGTAAGAAGTAAACATAATCGGGTGATATAAATGTTACGTAAGGCTTACCATTCTATGAGCGACTAGAAAATCCTGCAGAACTTTATCACCAAAAGCAAGTATCATATCCAACAGGATATGCAGTTTTCTCAACTTTGTGCAAATCAAATTTGCACTTTCCCCAGAATAGTTGAGAAGTTCTCCCTAAGgaaaaacatgaaaaatataGAGAAATTAAGgtcaattaaaaaattttaaatggaAAACAAAGCAAGGAAATTGATGGTCCATGAACTTACAGCACACTGAATTGTTCTGGTTACATCCTCATATATCAGGTCCAACTGCAGAAGTTCGATATCTTTCTCAACCATAATCTTCCACTCCATCATCTTTGTTTCTGGTTGTTCAGTTGAAGAAGAATCACAGTTAGGAGATCCAGTGGTCTGAAGTATACTGAGGATGCGCTTATTTGTTTGCTTGAGGGaagtttcgaaatctgtttCAAGTTCATTTATATCTTTTTCACCACTAAAATCAGCATTCTCTGATGATTTTCTTGTTAGAGAAGATAAATGGAACTCTTCAGCATCATGAGCCTGCAAAACATTACATTTTACATCGGCCCATATGAGACTTTATTATCCATATACTGTTTTACTGAACAGGTAAGATATGCTACGAATGGAAGATCTCAGTACCTTCGCAAATAGATCCTCAAAATGCCCAAGAAGGATTTTGACAGCCCCGTGCCCACTGAAAACCAAGAGATCCTTCTCGAATGTGTTAATCAACTTGAAGTTATCATTCACCTGCTCTTCCATTTCTCCTGTAACACCATAGCAATGCAATGCAACACCGCCTACAGTGATGTCTTTGCAACTTCCAAGAAGATGTTGATCCAGTTTATTCTGTCGGTACCACAAGCAATGTAAGATTAAAATAGCATTCAAAGTACAAGACAAAAAATGTATGCTTCCTAGAGTACCTTAGATTTCTGAAAGTCGGGAAGGACTTTCTGAATAAATGCTCGAATCTTTTCTGCTTCGCGCTTCACAAGAGAACATGTATCCAGGTGATTGTTTACAACTTTTTGTAGCAACAAATGTTCCTCGTATAGCAAAGTGCAGAAACCATCAATGAGTTGCTGCAAAATCGGCAGAGTGGTCATCAGAGAGGACTCAATAAGGTTGACATCGAGTAGTAGGGTGTTTTAAGGTACCTTTTGTGACCACATGCATTTGAAAGTAGCACACTGGTTCTTGCTAAAGTCACTGTCTCCGGAGCTGAGGTGACAGAGCTTGAGAATAAATTTGTCAAAGGCCATATGCATTGTCTCAAGTTCTTGAGATTGTCTGAGAACTTATATGCTACAACTCTTTGTTCTTGTTGTATCTCAATAAGATGATCAACGTAAGAACTGGACCTCTCAATCTACAATGCAGAGAGTATGTTATTGTATCAATTGCAtgtaataaatatgattattgtATTTCATACAATGACAGCATGGATTTTCCTGGCATACATACCTCAATTAGTTGAAGATCTTTATGAAAATTCAAACatattttctccaaaatcttaAATGATGCAACGTTCTTAAAGTAGAACTTATTCACCATTCGCCATATGGTATCAAAAGAAGGGTGAAAGATATCAACGCTGCTTTGAATATCCTCACTTTGTCTCAGAAGTAAATGTTGCAGTTCATAAGACGGCTGGAGAAGCCAAGAATGTGATCTGTCGGATTGACCCTGCAACACAGTACACATTGTTAACAAACTAGACAAGCTCCATGCCTACTGTACTCACATTCCAACTAAGCATGAATCTCAAATTGACTAGTTAAAGGTTTAGAAAATATTACTTGAATGTACCTAAAATGGAAAGTAAACCTAGAATTgtgttttaaaaatatgaaacgATTAAAATGGGCATGGAGGGGGCAGAAATAAAATCTACTGATAGAAGAGCAATTAGAAAACTTgaacaacaaaataaattaataaaattaaagcatAAAAGTGTACCTCGATAGGTTTTCTATGCTTGGACAAGCCACAACTATCGAGGAGGTTTAAAAGTTCAGCGAATGCCCTCTTCTTTCCAGACTTCTTTGCTTTATCTTCCCAAAATTCACCGCAGTGTACTACAGTGGCGCATAATTTTTCAATCGTATACCACAACTGTTCTTTAGCTTCCGAGTAAAAGCATGAAGACTGTGGAGGTGTATCATCCTTGACGCTACCTGATATCTCTGCAATATTTAGGATCCCGTTAAATTATCAAACACTGGAAGGACCAACTATATGAGGTTATGGCTAACTCAGTGAACTAACCCCCTACTTTCGCCAGCCTCTTCCACCAATCAGCAAACCATGCAGAACTGTTTGAAGAAAGAAGTCGTTTTAATGTAATGCAGAACGCAAAAAAAGATGATTGAAGAGGTAAAGAAAGGTTACCTGTTCTTGGCTATAGATTCAGCCTCATTACAAGCCGTATCAAGGATAGTCTTAATGACATCAAATTGGTCAAGCATGAACTTTTGGCTAGGATGGTTGCTGATCATACTTCGAGAGGATTCTTGACCAATAAATTCCATGAGAGGTTGTTGGAGTAGATCCTATGTACAAAAGAATGATGTTAACTATGTAATGAGTTTCCTTCTAATATCCAGTACATACGAGGAAgcaaagtactccctccgtcccaacttaagagTCCTAATTAGTtagggcacgggttttaagaaatgtaaagaaaagtgggttgaataagttagtggagtatgggtcccacttatatatattacttttataataaaatgtgagtggaataagttggtggaatgtggggcctacttaccatttatggtaaaagtaaagTAGGACTCTTGAgttgggacggacggaaatggcaaaacaagactcttaagttgggacggagggagtataagattaGGTAATGCACTGTATTTGGCCAAGTTTTATGAATCACTTGCATTTGACCATGAGAGGAGAGTATAATCTTACCATATACTTCTTTACTATCTTTCGGAGTTTCAGCCTAGTTCTTTTGAAGGTCTCAATGGCCAAATGATTATCGGCCCGATCCCATCGACATAACTTTAAAAGCTCATTCAACTCTTTCTCAATGCTCTTTCTATTTTCGTCTATATGATCCTGAACCCTTTATAgcacaaacataaaattttaaaacatttAGTATGAGATTATCAAAATGGCAGGATTATTCAAAGCAGATAAACTTACCGAGGCAGTaattgcacataaaatccaaAAGTAttgtagagtattttcacattCTCCTCTTGGTAATGGCTGCAATGTTTACAATACATTAGAATCTCCATGTCTGAAGTTTGTTTGGAAATCAAAATGATATCTAAAGAACTATTCAAGCAGCTGACTATTTATGTTAAAGCCTAACAGAGCACTCTATACAAAAATATTGCTCAGGCACTTTCCAATATGGAAATATTAAACCAAACTATAGACATACCTTATATAAGATCTACAGTTCAAATTGTTGCTTAGCTGTCCATGGAACGAAAGAAGCAACTGCAATTGCTTTCTAAATTCTCCAATGGTGGATGTCTTGAAGAATTCTTCCAGGCTGTAGTGATTTAGCTTCAGATATGGATCCGATAAAAACAAAGAAAGGTTAGAATGAAAGACAATTATCTTGAGATGCTTGCCTTTCAATCAT from Salvia splendens isolate huo1 chromosome 15, SspV2, whole genome shotgun sequence encodes the following:
- the LOC121766907 gene encoding solute carrier family 25 member 44-like translates to MSLSAAEEESAEEEIHIPADIEWKMLDKSKFFFLGAALFSGVSAALYPMVVLKTRQQVSQSRVSCFRTGVWIMRYEGLRGLYRGFGTSLTGTIPARAVYMTALEVTKSNVGTTATRLGLPEPSVAAVANAAAGLSAAMAAQVVWTPVDVISQRLMTQGSGGGCKYASGVDAFGKILRTDGVRGLYRGFGISILTYAPSNAVWWASYSMAQRVVWNGVGCMLCRNGEERVENGGLRPDAKAVMAVQGVSAAMAGGVSALITMPLDTIKTRLQVLDGEENGRKGPSFWQTVRSLVREGGWTACYRGLGPRCASMSVSATTMITTYEFLKRLSAKNQGALT